GGCCTATGTGTTCCTGTGTTCTATGTGGAACTTCATGAAAAGGGATTGAATATCACAATTATGTTGTTTGGCCTTTGGAGTAACATTGCATCCAGGGAAAAGATCTTGTGTGCATTTGCTGTACGTTGGTATATGGTATCATGAGCATGATCTGTCTGCATATATATTCCCTCTCTCACTGTTCTGGGGTGACGATGTTAAGGACAGTGTAAGAACCAAAATTTGGTTTCCTGCTTAAGAGCAATACAATACTATAGAGGGTTACATGAGCCtgttagtttattttaaataaattcaaaaaaagacacaattttggactttttaatAAATTGCTGTGTTTAGAATTTAGAAAAATTACATGTTGCCAAGTAGTTCTTTGCAAAgaacttaaaaaaattaattgcaTGGTTATTTTgtgaatataagtaaatctgctgaacaaagacatttattttctctttaagAGAAACCTTTGATATGATTGCCTTATCTTTGGTAAATTAAATCCATACATAAATGGGGTGAGCATTGGTTGAAAAATGAGGACATACATAGGCAAAATTATATGAACTTCATCTAATACCTGAGAAACTACAGACCTGAAgtcaataaagtaaaatatataCCCGACAAACAGGTTTGACACAGAGATGATCTGAGGGGTGCAAGTAGTCACAgccttctgcttgttttctttcaatGTTTTTCGACAAACTCTCAAAATCTTCATGTAAGAGACTAAAATGAGACTGAAGGGTATGAAAACACTCACAGTTGCGAAGGATATATCAGAAATAAAGCTTTGGATTGAAACTGAACACGAAAGTCTAATTATTAATTGGTGGTCACAATACACGTTGTGAATAATATTTTCACAAAACTTCAAACTGAAGatgaatgaaaatgagaaaataaaactaagaaATGAATACACCCACACAAGCAGAATCAACAAAAACACTCTCTCTGCCTTCATAATGACATTATAGCGTAATGGATGACAGATTGAGATATATCTGTCATAGGCCATGGCTGCTAAACTACAAAGCTCAACAGAAGCACTTGTGTACAAACAACACATCTGCAGAAAACACCACGGCAGGGTCACCTCGTGGCTGTCTGAAAACATCTGTGAGAGCAAAAGAGGATACAGTGATGTGCTGGCATTTATTTCATTCACACATAAATTACAAAGAAGTATATACATTGGCTCATGCAGCCTTCTGTCCACACGTATGACCAAAATAAGGAGTGTGTTTGCCACACATATAGAGACATACCAGACCAGTATTATTACAAAATAAAGGTATTTTAACTCTCCAACATTTTCAAAAGCAGACAGCACAAATGACACAATCTCACTTGAGTTTTCCATTTTCTCCATAATATCCCACAGTGACAAAGATAGGTCAGCAATAATATATATTACATTTGCTAGACAGCAATACAACGACCAGGTATAAATTGCCAAGAAATGTTTCTACTATGATACCGTTCAAATgctgttttacacacacatgtTACCTGATTATGTCACGTTCCTTCTCAACAGCTGTTGCACCTGTTGTACAATGTCCACATTAgcaatcaaaaacaaacagcaagtaGTTTTATACTTTAAAAGATTTAAGATTCAATTACACAGATTCTTACATATTAAGAACTCATAACAATAAACTCAGCTGCTTCCCTCCAGGTTGAACAAGACAAAAATAAGCTTCTGCTAATATTTATAGCTGCAACACAGAGGAGGATGAGGTTGCTGAGGTTCAATTCTCGACCTCACCGATCCTTTAATAATGCAGCTGGAGAAGAAGAGTCAGATGAGGCTGAAGTATCCTTTCATCAAAGCTTTATTACCAATGCGCATTGAGAGATCACACTACATGCAGCCACAGCAGTGGATCTGAGCAGCAACTCCTCAGTCTGTTCATTATAAAGGCTCTGGGCGCTTCCTTAAGGGACTGCCCCTATAGTTATCTAGTAGTAACACAAGCATCTTGCAACCTTTAGCTTACATGCTCAGTCACAGGGGCTACAGGTGAGCCCACCCTCATGCTCGCTACAGTCAGCAAAACAAGTCATAAAAAGAATACATGTTGTTTCCTTATCAACCACACCCAAGGACACACCCCCAAACATTCACATAGAAGGGTACACTCCCCAACTGTTCCTCTGTAGTTTCCTGCTTTTCTGTTCTTCTTTACAACCTACTCCTTATCTCTGCACATCATAAGGGAACTGAAACATGCCACCTGCTCAAATACTTTCTCACAATCCCCCTTTTGATCTCTGCTAAGAGATCACACTATTCAGCTGGTGTTTCCCTTCCAAGTCGTCTTGGTCCACTGCAAACAAAGGCCCTATGGTTGGGATACGAACTAAAAGCTGATTTCCCCCAAAGTAGTAATAGAGCCAACAAAACCATATCATTTAAGTTGAGATCCTGACaccgaggttagccaggcggctaatgctatctaccgcctgactaccgaggatagtgacgtcatcagcgagagaccggtgaccagcatcgcggagcatgacgtccgagcggcactgaggagagtgaacacaaggaaagcggcggggccagacggcatcaccggccgtctgctgcgctgctgtgctgaccagctagcaggtgttttcacttacatcttcaacgagtccctggcgaagtctgtggtccccacatgcttcaaaagatccaccatcatccctgtgcccaagaacagcaaaccctcatccctgaacgattaccggccagttgcactgaccttggtagtaatgaaggtgtttgagaggctgctgaagaacatcatctcctcctccatcccagacaccacagatccgctgcagttcgcctacagatccaacagatccacagaggatgccatcgcccacgtcctacacaccactctcagccacgtggacaagaaacagggtaactatgtgcgaatgctgtttgttgattacagttcagcgtttaacacaatagtgccctgcagactgttcacaaagctcagggatctgggacttaacagccgtctgtgtgcatgggtgttggatttcctcactggcagaactcaggtggtgagggtgggcaggtgcttctccaacagcatcaccatcaacacaggagcacctcagggatgcgtcctctcgccactgctctactccctctacacttcagactgtgtggccacccatggctccaacaccattgtgaagtttgctgacgacacagtggtgttgggtgccatctccaacaacgatgaggcggcctacatggatgaagtgaagaatctggcatcgtggtgccaggacaaccacctccagctgaacgtctgcaagaccaaggagctggtggtggacttcagaaggggtcagcacagagactacaagcccattatcatcaatggagctccagtggagagggtgcagtccttcaagtatcttggtgtccacatctcctcagacctgacatgggctgcccacattcaggtccagaccaaaaaggctaggcagcgcctgtatcacctacgacaactgaggaagttcagagtctctccaaagatcctcaggattttctatacaggcgctgtggagagcatcctcacacagaacatgacatcgtggtttgggaacagctgtgtgaaggaccaaaaagctcgccagagagtgatccgtacagcagaacgctgctgcaggattgctctccccccgcttcaggacacctacaccaggagatgccggactagagcagcgcagatactgaaggacccgtcccatccaggcaacaaactgttccaacttctgcaatctggtagaaggttccgcatcatccgggcaaggacagagagactcaagaggagcttctatccccaagccatctgtgccctaaacacacacacccgccctctcacatcatctataattgactgagacaggactcttccagacactctaaaccaaggcacaatgtacattccaaattcctttaattttaaatatgtttatattgtcgatcctgtaaaatagtcagatgtctattcatattaatgtacagaattcacctgcttgctgctactactgcacattcacccagtgtatatactatatatatatataatgttcttcctctacacccccccccaaatttttgcacatgtcgaggagcatgtaaggctacatttcactgtgtgttatacttgtataactatgcatgtgacaaataaagaaccttgaaccttgaaccaccAAAgtggaacccttctccacttgAATCCCTTCTAAATGACCCTTCTAGGAATGCATGTCTACTTTCTAAGGCGACTGAGGTCTTTCAACATTTGTCAGACAATGCTCAGGATTCTTTgcgagtctgttgtggccagtgccaCCCTTTATGCTATTTCATAGGGCACatctgcaccagggcaaacatcCGCCTGCTATACagatgaaaatagagcaacaggactgctgagtctttgattttatttattttctgctgtgtttcacttgcatttatttgaaaaacTGAGTCtaagcaaaaaataataattttattttatgtgctggaatgtgcagaaaatagggttaaatattaaacaaatttcctccagtcagagaatgttgcatataatttaatttttgcttgatgcataaagttaaaagattaaaactaataaaaataaattttaaaaagagacttttccatttgattacattttgtatgattgattatgcagaaaaagtagaattgggctgaaagatctatcgctttatcacctattcaggttgtaaattgtgtttttaaaaagtaactaagtaactaagtaattaattacttttgaaaataagtaatcagtaatgtaACAAGATTactttcaagtaacttgaccaacacagGTGACAAGAGCCTGAtagttaattttaaataaattcatttaaagacacatatttaaagtatttaatacgTTTCTTTGTTTACAGTTCAGAGAATATTACATGTTGCAAAGTAGCTTTTgccaaattattttaaaaagaaagagttgCATGGGTCTTTTGGAATTTCAAATATATCTCTGAACCATAATATGATTGCTGAATGTTATATGCATAGCatagcatctttatttataaagattattattatttataatgcACACTAGGCACACTCAGGTGGAGCTGGTCTTCCGACCTGAGGGATCGGGAAGGTATGCatggatgaagaagctcagagaggtacaGAGGGGCAGCATtggacaaacatttaaaaacaaataaaagcagcttAAAATGGATCCTAAAATGCACGGGCAGCCAATTAAGTGAATATAAAACTGGGGTGATATGCTCGCATCTACGAGTCCCAGTTAAAAGGCATGCAGTCAAACTGAAACTGAACTAGCTGCAGTCAAAAAACAGAAGATCGACTCACCCCAAAATAAAGAGAATCACAGTAATCCTGCTGAATGGTTACAAAAGCATGGATTACTGTTTCAAATTGCTGTCTCGCAAGAAAGTGCTTAATTTTGGCCAGCTGCCTGAGATGAAAGAAACTAGACCTTACAACCGACCTGAACTGGCTTTCAAGCTTAAGCTCAGGATCCATTTTAAAACCCAGATTAACAATCTCTGTTTTACAGAATGATTTCAGGGATTGCAAATCAACACACGGAACAGCAGTGGAGGCAGGTTTAAACACCATTACTTCAGTTTTAGAATTGTCAAAGCAAAGAAAGTTTAGCCTGTATCTAGCCCAGGTTTCTTAAGAAGTGGTTGCACAATTGCATCTTTGAAATTCTTTGGAACCACACCTGAGGTAAGGCTGCTATTTAAAATGGTTAAAATAGTTGGACCTATGGTAGAAAAAACTTCTTTCAGAAAACGGGGAGGGGTAGCATCATAAGGTGAGCCTACAGGCTTTAAATGATCCCCCACCTCCTGTAGCTGAGCAAGAGTAACCGACTCAAACTGTTGAAAGACAGCTGAGCAAATTGGAAGATCAGAGGGGTCAGATGTGGGCAAAATAATCCACGCCCTAGCCGAGGCTACCTTGTTCATAAAGAAGTGCAGAAACTTTTCACACATTTCATGTGAAGGCTCAAAACTAAGAGCAGAGGGAGGGCTTAAAATAGTCTCAGTTAACTTAAACAATATATGTGGTTTCTGATAATTCACCATAATAATGTTTGCAAAGTATTTCcgctttgcttcttttattgtAAGCTGATATAAGGCCCAGCGCTCTCTTAAATTTTGTGAAGGGACCTGTAAGTTATCTTTTTTTCCATCTCCGCTCAGCCCTACGACATTCACGCTTCGCAGAACGAGTTTCATCATTCAACCAGGGTTCAAACTTAGTCTTAGGATGCCTAATTTTTAGAGGGGCAACAATATCCAAGGCAGTCTGACAACTGGTATGAAACCGTAGTTCCTCTACGTATTGGAGTGTGTCAGGAATGGAGAACTGATTATAGTAGGTGGAGAACCGAGCTGCAGTGAAAGAATTTAACAAACGAGTTGTCTTAGCAAGGACATGCCTCCTGAATTCATTTCTAGATAAAGAAATGTCAAACAGAACCGGCAGATGATCAGAGAAAAAAGGGTCAGAGACTTTCAGATTAAAAACAGGCAATCACTGCGCTAAAACCAGATCGAGACTGTGACCACAATGTTGCGTGGGTGCAGACACACATCGAACTAAATTAAAAGAATCAGTAAGATTAAAAAATTCTTTAATCATGGGCTTTTCtggacagcacacatgaatattaaaatccCCGACAATAAGAAAGGAGTCATATTTTATCGTGACTTCAGTTAGAAATGCAGCAAATTCCTTTATTCTCCTACAGAGCAAAGATGCTCTAGGATAATCTCATTCTGAACAAAGATATTTATTTTCTCTCAAACAGAAACCTTTGATATGATTGCCTTATCTTTGGCAACTTAAATCCATACATAAATGGGGTGAGCATAGGTTGAAAAATGAGGAAATACATAGGCAAAATTATACGAACTTCATCTGGTACCTGAGATACTAAAAACTTGAAGTCAATAAGGTAAAAAATACACCCGACAAACAGATTTGACACAGAGATGATCTGAGGGGTGCAAGTAGTCACagctttctgcttgttttcttttgatgtttttcgaCAAACTCTCAAAATCTTCATGTAAGTGACTGAAATGAGACTGAAGGGTATGAAAGCACTCAATAAGAGAAAGGATATGTTAGAAATAAAGCTTTGGATTGGAACTGCACATGAAAGTCTAATTATTAATTGGTGGTCACAATACGCATTGTGAATAATATTTCCACAAAACTTCAAactaaagatgaatgaaaatgagaaaataaaactaagaaATGAATACAGCCACACCAGCAGAATCAACAAAAACACTCTCTCTGTGTTCATAATGACATTATAGCGTAATGGATGACAGATTGAGATATATCTGTCATAGGCCATGGCTGCTAAACTGCAAAATTCAGCAGGTGCACTTGTGTACAAACAAAACATCTGCAGAAAACACCACGGCACAGTCACCTCGTGGCTGTCTGAAAACATCTGTGAGAGCAAAAGAGGATACAGTGATGTGCTGCCATTTATTTCGTTCACACATAAATTACAAagtagtatatacattggctCATGCAGTCTTCTGTCCACACGTATGACCACAATAAGGACTGTGTTTGCCACACATATAGAGAGGTACCAGACCAGTATTATAATGAAATAAAGGTATTTCAACCCTCCAATATTTCCATAAGCAGCCAGCACAAATGAAACAATCTCACTTGAGTTTTCCATTTTCTCCATAATATGTTACAGTGGATAAGATAGATCAGTAATAATGATATATTATATTCATTAGAAAGAAATACCAGACATCAATATAGCTGAGCAACGTTTCTACTATGATACCGTTCAAATGCTGTTTTACACACACGTTACCTGATTAAGGCACGATCCTTCTCAGCAGCTGTTGCACCTGTTGTACAATGTCCACATTAgcaatcaaaaacaaacagtttaaGATTCAATTACACAGATTCTTAGATATTAAGAACTCATAACATTAAAATCAGCTGCTTCCCTCCAGGTTGAACAAGACAAAAATAAGCTTCTGCTAATATTTATAGCTGCAacgcagaggaggaggagcaggagggccAAACGGTGGCATTCTTTTCTATTGACAGTCGtgtctgacttttttgtttgttttaaataagaTACACTGTAACATTATTACATCAACACATCAGATATTACAAGTCTTTAGTATTGTAGAGGAACAAGATACATTTTTCTTAGTCttaagagaaattaaaatttctccatcaatgtttttaaatgcaaatagaaattgtacatGTCTACAAATTATGCACAGTTTTTTGTacacaacaaagttatatggtactatttacctaaaaatgtaGCCAAGGCCTCAGGcgttttttatataaccattCAAAGCTacttacagaacaatcaggtgttctgcatcaaataggAAGGCACACAAAcgatttgtgccactccaaaataTAGTTTCTTTACATTGTAGGATGACAACAGAGGCCTAAACCCTgaaggtctgacagcaggaggtgTATCATTCCTGTTTTCCGTGTGGAGACAGATTTTACACTGGAATCTGCCTTTGGTACCTTTTTTGGAGCAACTATgacattcatcttttttttttcactcgcaAGCAGAGAGTGTTTGCTAGCAGTATCTGtagaaaatgctgtttttaccgtttcttcccgctgTTAAcaccactgttttattcagaaaaaacacatggcatgtatttttttatcataactctgtttttacgtggcctatcaacgcAGTTTAAAAACTGGTGTATAGCTCGAAGTCCACACTTGCGAcccaagttgaaatggagactctGGGTCGCTGCATCTTTTTGCTGTGTCGTCGTAAATTTGTCTCCTGATTTTGACGCACTGGCGTGTCCgtcgaccccagagggttaagtAGTCCAAAACTTAACTTAAGCTTACACATTCAAATCCAGTTGTCATTTATGTTGTACTATGACCAAATGAACTCAACTATCAAATATACAAGCCAACAAAACCATATCATTTAAGTTGAGATCCTGACACCACCAAAGTTGAAGCATCCTGCATTTGAATCTGCCAAGAAATTCTATCCATAAAAACAATgaacataaacaataaaaatgtggagGCCTGGTGAAGTCCCACCAGGAACAAGTCACACATCTTGCGATCAGTGTTGTTGTGGCTAGTGCTAAGTGCATCAAATGGCTAGTAGCAATGGGACTGACACCTCATGTCCACCTCTGgtttgtgtatttctgtgtcaaCAGGCAACAGCTACCTTGAAACTACAAATGTGTGCAGCTGCCTGAACAATGGAGGTGAGAAACATAGTCAATTCAGATTTGATCTTCCCAGCCTCTTCCAGGAGGAAAAATGAGACTACCTTCCTTCCTTGCTAGTTTTGGGAATTGAAGATCTCACAGGTTGGGGCCTTTGCCAGACACTCATAGTGCACCCTCACTATACATCTGTGCCCCTCTGCACTCCAGTCATCTTTTGAACATCTTTGATTTTAGTTTAGTCAAAATGCTGGACAATTCCGGTGCTATCAAATACATTGATTTGTGCCAAGCCAGGTGTATAATTTTGTAGGATTTaattggaaaaagaaaatccagaGATAAGGCGATTGTGGATTTGTACCTTGCCAAGGCCATTTTTTGCCCTAGTCGGGAAGAGCAAAACATGACTATCATCAAAGTACATTTTTGCTTAGAGTGGATATTTGATCAAAGTTTCAATTTACTTTGTCATTTTTGATTAAGGTGTTGCTGTGTGCTTCTGTTTTATGACATTGTCAAAAAAATTATGAGAACTGTTCAAATTGTAATAATGCAAAGGTGAGCCGAAATGTTGTCAACATGTattcaaaaaacattttaaccgAAGGTATCAGTATTCCCTTTCGTTAATCAGTACTTGGGACTAGAGCAgggtgatatgaccaaaaatatttatcacgatatacatttgaaaatttgcgataacaatataactgatgatataactgacgatataattgacactacacaaaatactttacaactccacaactttattagtgcaaaaaaaacccatcaatgtattttcacttaatcaagcagctgtttttttatgtccattaaagttatataaaaatgtaacagtgcgattgcaaattccttgctgacagtttaaccaaaaggcatttccagtggaaattggctcCTCACTCTGCAAGGCGCCTGCCTAatatagccgtaatgctccgacaatccatcaagcggtgcggcttcgtagcttagcaaagttgtactaaaacatttgacagattttcgagcgccagttccacatcactgaagttgcagcatttttacaaaccaattctggttcatctgtttaaTTTAACGTTCCACTTTCGCTCTTCTtattctgcgtcgccgccatgtgcgtatgtaaacataggcactgcgcatgcgcgttttacccatattctatcacgatatttcattttcctgtcGTTTCCCAAAATTACACCAGTATTACCATGAACGGTGTGATATAGCCCAGCCGTACTTGGGACATTTCATTGTTCTAAAAtctttataatatatatatatatatatatatatatatatatatatatatatatatatattaataatgTTAAGTACATTATTactatatataaaacacccagcacgcccctgcgggcggtttatccttcaagctcgggtcctctaccagaggcctgggagcttgagggtcctgcgcagtatcttagctgttcccaggactgcgctcttctggacagagatctccgatgttgttcctgggatctgctggagccactcgcctagcttgggagtcaccgcacctagtgctccgattaccacggggaccaccgttaccttcaccctccacatcctctcgagctcttctctgagcccttggtatttctccagcttctcgtgttccttcttcctgatattgctgtcattcggaaccgctacatcgatcactacggccgtcttcttctgtttgtctaccaccactatgtccggttggttagccaccaccattttgtccgtctgtatctggaagtcccacaggatcttagctcggtcattctccaccacccttgggggcatctcccattttgacctcgggacttccaggttatactcggcacagatgttcctgtacactatgccggccacttggttatggcgttccatgtatgccttgcctgctagcatcttgcaccctgctgttatgtgctggattgtctctggggcatctttacacagcctgcacctggggtcttgcctggtgtgatagaccccagcctctatggatcttgtgctcagagcttgttcttgtgctgccatgattagtgcctctgtgctgtctttcagtccagctttgtccagccactggtaggatttctggatatcagccacctcctctatctgccggtggtacataccgtgcaggggcctgtccttccatgatggttcctcgtctccctcctctttcttgggtttctgctgcctgaggtattcactgagcactcggtcagttggggccatcttcctaatgtattcttggatgttcgttgtctcatcctggactgtggtgctgacactcaccagtccccggcccccttccttccgcttagcgtacagcctcagggtgctggatttggggtgaaaccctccatgcatggtaaggagctttcttgtctttatgtcagtggcttctatctcctcctttggccagcctattaccccagcagggtacctgatcacgggcagggcgtacgtgttgatggcccggatcttgttcttaccattcagctgactcctcaggacttgcctgaccctctgcaggtacttggtggttgcagcttttctagtggcctcttcatggttcccattcgcctgtgggatccccaagtacttgtaactgtcctctatgtctgcaatgttgccttctggtagttcaatcccctcagttctgactaccttccctctctttgttaccatccgactacacttctccagtccgaacgacattccaatgtcattgctgtatagcctggtagtgtggatcagtgaatcgatgtctcgttcactcttggcatacagcttgatgtcatccatgtacaggaggtggctgacaactgctccgttctgtagtcggtatccgtagccagtcttgttaatgatctcactgagggggttcaggcctatgcagaacagcagtggggacagagcatctccttggtagatcccgcacttgatggtgacttgtgctatgggcttggagttggcctctagtgttgtacgccacatccccattgagttcctgatgaaggctcttagggtcccattgatcttgtacaattctaggcattccagtatccagctgtggggcattgagtcataggccttcttgtaatcaatccaggcagtgcacaggttggtcagtctggtcttgcagtctcggctgattgttctgtctaccagtagctggtgttttgcgcctctggtattcttgccaattcctttctgtgtcccgctcatgtattgacccatgtgcctgttcatcttagccgatatgatgcctgacaggagcttccatgtagtactgaggcaggttattggtcggtagttggaggggaccggtcccttcttggggtccttggggatcaggaccgtccggccttcagttagccattccgggtgtctctcgttaactagcagctggttcatttgtgctgccagacgctcgtggagtgcagtcagcttcttcagccagtaggcgtgaaccatgtcgggccctggtgctgtccaactcttcatactggagaccctttcttggatatctgccactgtgatggttactggaccctgttcagggaggtcgctgtggtcagccctcagatcctctagccactgagcattgccgttatgggttgcatccttctcccatatgctcttccagtattgctccgtctccagccttggtggtgctgttctcttattgttcccttgccactgagagtacacctttgctggttctgtggagaacagctggtttattctcctgccttctatctctctggtgtacctcctcaagcggctggccaaggctgtgagtctttgcttggcagtttccaaggcctcaggtatggacagcttgctgtatttcttaggcaccttatttgtcgcacctttctgcaactccgttagttggctaacctccctccgtgctactttgatcttgccctctagcctccttctccatggagggtactgccccttgtcgctgttcaacttgtagccaagcatctcactgatcactgttgccgtattgtagatcagcttgttagtgtcggtaatcgtggttgtaggtattgtccgtagtgctgtattaacatcatctagcagaccttctgagggtacttcacgtaatcttggtaaccggctacgcgggatccaggtttcaagcttggccatgatcctatttttcaggtcagttcctctcgcactcaacgatccttctcctatcgcacttggggctatgtacccaatctcgggtgggggtgatgatatctcccccctgacctggcgtcctgactcctccttgccgtagcatttgtgttgtacctcgtcaatctctagctgtgagagcagtcccttctttcgaatgttggaacactgagctactagttg
This window of the Maylandia zebra isolate NMK-2024a linkage group LG16, Mzebra_GT3a, whole genome shotgun sequence genome carries:
- the LOC101478317 gene encoding olfactory receptor 4D1-like; amino-acid sequence: MENSSEIVSFVLAAYGNIGGLKYLYFIIILVWYLSICVANTVLIVVIRVDRRLHEPMYILLCNLCVNEINGSTSLYPLLLSQMFSDSHEVTVPWCFLQMFCLYTSAPAEFCSLAAMAYDRYISICHPLRYNVIMNTERVFLLILLVWLYSFLSFIFSFSFIFSLKFCGNIIHNAYCDHQLIIRLSCAVPIQSFISNISFLLLSAFIPFSLISVTYMKILRVCRKTSKENKQKAVTTCTPQIISVSNLFVGCIFYLIDFKFLVSQVPDEVRIILPMYFLIFQPMLTPFMYGFKLPKIRQSYQRFLFERK
- the LOC101478043 gene encoding olfactory receptor 11A1-like, coding for MENSSEIVSFVLSAFENVGELKYLYFVIILVWYVSICVANTLLILVIRVDRRLHEPMYILLCNLCVNEINASTSLYPLLLSQMFSDSHEVTLPWCFLQMCCLYTSASVELCSLAAMAYDRYISICHPLRYNVIMKAERVFLLILLVWVYSFLSFIFSFSFIFSLKFCENIIHNVYCDHQLIIRLSCSVSIQSFISDISFATVSVFIPFSLILVSYMKILRVCRKTLKENKQKAVTTCTPQIISVSNLFVGYIFYFIDFRSVVSQVLDEVHIILPMYVLIFQPMLTPFMYGFNLPKIRQSYQRFLLKRK